One Thamnophis elegans isolate rThaEle1 chromosome 2, rThaEle1.pri, whole genome shotgun sequence genomic window, cccagtgtccaatctgcaactccctaaggtgtcatgtgtggtgcatcttcaaaaagcctcatcaagttggtatgcaaGATGGTTGGTCTTGACCAAGTCTAAACCCAGGccaccagcatgcacagaagatggtgagaacaaaactcccttcttcatAACTCCTCCGGCACCagtaattccccctcccaagtatctcaagccccctcccctccgtttctatggcagccgatagcaagcaaggaaagtagaggctgacacataactttgaatggtcactgagtgaattgttgtgagtcgaggactacctgtaggttaAATGGCAGGTCTGATCTCCTCTTACAGTGTGTCACTTGAACAGTTTCATTATTTCTAGCAATCGGAGGTTGGAAACACATCATGTCTATGTTTTTGCATTATAAATCAAAAGATTGTATCCATGTTGTATAAGAAAACCTCCATAATTCTCCaatgtttgttttcttggatttaaaatggaggtataagagaGAAAACTGGTCATCTGAAGAGAGGTTTAAAGCAAATGAGTtacttaaaagaaaacaatttagtgTTTGAAGTTTGTTTAGATATGCAGCTTCCTCGTGTCCTCAAAACTGATTTGTTTTGAATGCTAACAATAAGCTACGGAAGTGGAGTGATTACTAATTGCATCCtgctcagcatctttttttttgtcatttaaaatatgttatataGATATAAGATATGGAATGACTTAACTAGACTTGGAATATTAAATGCTGAATACTTTTCTGAATTGacatatcttttttttccagtattttttcttgcttaaatctAAGTGTGTGTATGTTGTTTTTAGACCATCACTTCTATGATGAATCAAAATCATTCACCTGTCTTGATGGCTCTGCAACAATATCCTTTGATAGAGTCAATGATGATTACTGTGATTGCAAAGATGGCTCAGATGAGCCAGGTAAGTAGGGCGTATTTAAATTTTGCCTTATTTGCACATATTGCCTTCCCCATCCCAGCTCTTGTAATTACTGCTCTAAGTATGTTTGCTAGTATTGCATCTCACATCAACCAACATGTATCTCTCTCTTAACAAGGGATAGTAACTGATCTTGAAGTGCTCCCATCCCCATTAATTTTATTAGATTGAtttttgatgttgatgtttaataaatttataggccgcccaatcccgaaggactccgagcggcttacaacaatacatttaaaaaagaaaagttaaaaacatagAAACATAGGTTAAAAAGCCACAACAtccacccagtctaatcggggctggaactcaatcatgagttcaacagcccggggcctgccggaagagccaggtcttaatagccctttggaaggccatgagagtgggtagggtccggatctctgggggtagatcgttccagagggtcagagcggctacagagaaggccctccctgtgcgatcttatcggtcgttgggaaatATGTGGCAGAAGAAGGTTTTAAGATTGCTTAAGCAGTTAAACACCAATCTCTGAAGATTTTCTTGAAATTTGGTATCTAGACATAAAACCATAATATTTATGATGTAGATGATAGTAAGTGACTTCCCACTGTAAAATAGGACACAGATGGCCTAGATAAAAATAATTGTActtaaaaaatacaaattttgaattaaaacattaaaatgaaatataatattgtACATATCAATTGATAGAATCCAAATTCTCTACTGTtacaggtctttttttttttttttttaaatctccggAAGTTCTTAAAAATCTGCTTTGATTTATGGAAGAGTCTGTTTCTTATATATTTCAGTGTCATAGCTTTGGGACACCTTATGGCTTTAGCAAGTAAATTGTGATAGCTGTgagaaattaaattaatataaattaacCCACACGCAAGCTCTGTATAGTTCGAGAGCTTGCACCTGTGGCTTCATTTatacttccttctcttccccagcccccccttccccccccctttggtttAACATACAACTGCCTtgtgttttgtaactttgtttgttttttttcccctcccttgaattgtgagccgccctgagtcccttcagggaaaagggcggcatacaaataaagtaaattcaaattcaaattgtcCTTCTCCCCAGGAACTGCTGCATGTCCCAATGGCCGCTTCCATTGTGCCAATGCCGGATACCGTCCTATGTACATCCCCTCCTCCCGTATCAATGATGGGATCTGCGGTACGTATTGCTACGTGTTGTGAAGGAATTGTTTGGCTCTGAACAGGAGAACTCAAGTGACGTATGCCCTGCAcggcatcggacctggttacctgagaggcCGCCTcccgccaattacctcccaaagaccgattcgatcgcacagactaggccttctccggattccatctgccggccaatgtcggctggcgaccccccaggggagggccttctctgttgcagctccggccctctggaacgagctccccgttgagatccggactcttacgaccctcccggccttccataagacctggctgttccggcgggcctggggctgttgaagtatccagccccactttaattatgaatgttgttgtaattttaaagtattgtcttatatatcccccctcccttttttattgtaagccgcccggaatcttccaggagtgggcggcatacaaaactaataaatacaaatacaaataatagttCTCCCCTTGCCCCCTTTAGATTGCTGTGATACAACTGATGAGTACAATAGCGGCACAATGTGTGAAAATACCTGCAGGTAAGATATTACTTGTTTTAGAAGAAGCCCCTTCCTTGTTCAGAGGATTGATGCGGAAGCAGACTCAGGTACTAGTCATCAAATATACAACTTAGGGGAGAGGGAGGCATTTAGAACAGCTGTTCTTGAGCaggttagtaatagcaatagcacttagatttatatactgctccatagtactTTACAACGGGGTTCCCCAGCCTGTGGGCCATGACCTACTAGGGGGTGGTGAGGGGATTACAACCGGGCCACAGAAATGGCCAGTGAGCACAAATGTGCGCACGCTCATTGTCACTTGTGCGAGCAATGGATGAATGTGCGTGCCATTTGCGTGAGCAgcaggcacacatgcatgcctctTGTGCAAATGAagctgtgtgtgcatgtttgttgGCTCCTTGTGCAGAAccatcctctctcttctctctccccccacctccccctctTGCCTTCCCCGGCCCAGCCAGTCTACGAAGCTGGAAACATTGGGGAAActctctgagcagcttacaatgttagcatattggccttaacaatctgggttctcattctaCTGACCTTATAAAGATGGaaagtcaggattgaactcctggcagtgagcagagtcagcctgcaatactgcattttaaccactgcagcgCTATAGTTCACCCTCCTTTCGGTAATATGGGCCTATCCTAGAACTATTGAAGCCATTTGTAATTCATTGTTTGTGAGCTGAAAATCTAGTTTGGAATTGCCGCTGAGATGCAAAACAGGGTTTTGTTGTGAGAGTAATAGCACCATTCAAGACCAGTAAAAACTGGTCAAACTGTTTTAAGATCTAGAACTTGAGACTTTGTCATGGATGCTTGCATAACAACCGTCATGGGAGTTTCTCTTCACAATTTGGCTGCTAATGGTTATGAAAGGAAATGTCAGCTATCACCAGTTGAACTTTTGAACTTGTAAGATTGTTTTTCCCTCTCAGGATAGTATCTACCACTCccaattttctttcatattttgcaGATGGGCACAAATAGAACTGAACTTAAACCAGCCACAatgcttgctttttaaaattttctgttgatcttttaataataataataataattaattgcaGAATGTGATGCTTTGCAGCATACACAACTTTATAACTGTTCTTTTTAGCTTATTTACTACTATATGGTGTTGAGAATTATGTGCCATGCTTATGACTTTGAAAAGCAGCAATGGCTTTCAAGTTATTAGACAGTCTCCTGCATCCATACCATTCTCTGCCGCTGTGCAGAATTTTTCACTTGTGCAGATTTTTCTAGGTTAGAATTTCTTTTTACCCACTGGTAGATACCATGACTGAGCAATCTCTTGTCCTAAACCTTGGCATTCTATTCTCTTGCCCCTTTGCAGAGAAATGGGCCGAAAGGAGCGGGAGGCACTGAAGCAGATGGCTGAGGTGGCCAAAGAAGGCTTTGAAATCAAGAAGGCCCTGATTGAAGAAGCAagtaagagaaaagaggaaaaacaggTGAGAAAATGTGGAGAAAATGCTTATTGTTAGCTGGGGCTGTAAGTctggatattttaatttttgccaaagCACTTTTGGCATGTTGAGAGGGGCCAAGTCGGGGTTCTTAGACTGGTTTTTAATATTCAAAGTACAATACTTTGTGATTGTAAAAGCAAAATTTGGGAGTGTGCCCTATTCTTCAGTATGTTCAGTAGACCGGAGTCTTTCTCTACTCTCTATTGTCCTAAGTGCTGATTATCCATATAAGTTTTAAACTGGATATTGTAGgacatgtatgttattattaaCATGTAATGTAATGTATGTCAACACAAAATAGTTGCTCAGCAGTTGACTACCTCtgtccatttttttaattttcaatgtatatatgtatgtatgtatgtttgttttctaaggttttcgtgggtgttagtatgtaggtctttggttatttgggttttctcccgtgtaaaattggaagtgtcttggcaacgtttctaTGAAGTCTcattccttttaactgccagtgggggtttgagctgattgggtgggagcttggctgtgttctgattggttgggggtttgtgtttcatgtaaggataggaggggtttaaagtggctaatggtgcagttgcggtctggcttctggtccttggtcagaCAGGAtatgtcaccaccaaacatccacgaagaaagcagacaaaaacccaccctgatgatgaggcacgaccaaggaccagaagctaacaaaaatgtaacaaaaaggcaacagtaaaaatattgggtttctgcctggatggtctcttgtgacgagccgaaggacagagaatggaagtagtgatcttcctcccatgtttgggcataccgggggttgtaaaatatctaatagatacctttcaccctggcttcgctgataacggataagagcctgtggcctaatggctaagaagtctgcctagtatgtaatatagcccaggttcaaatcccagtaagggtatggctagctgatgagagctaaatagcttgaaatagatctatactagtctccctttatttatttatcagcacaaatacaacatacacacacacacacacacacaattcaaaGTGGTGAACATTTATAATgtgtcttcctccttccttcctccctgtgaGGAGAATTGGAATGAGGGAATGAGTGGCCCAGCCAGTCAGTCTCTCAATCCAACTCACTTGTATGCGTCCATGCATACGGTACATACAACCATATTTGTATTGCCATACAAATCTGCCATATCTTGCAAGATGGTTAACTGGAATTCAAGCAGGAATTGGTTACAGATCCGTAATGCTTTCTCATGAAGCTATTTGGATTTGGACAaaattcccattttctttcctctctttgtaGAAAAAACTAACAGAATTACAGGAGGGTAAGAATTCTGTGGAGGAACAAGTGGAGGCATTACGGGTAGCAAAGGAAGCTGCTGAGAAACCTGAAAAAGAGGCCAAAGATATCCACCAGAAAGCCTGGGAAGGTCAGTCTGGGTGGCCGATTGCTTTAATGATACGGAATATTAGCATCTTTCCTCTTAAAAGAATGGAGGAGATTTTGGTCTACGTTAGAACTGCAGTGGGTggcaatgaatgaaatgaaatgaaaacaatgacattttttctTACCTGACATGACAGGATGCCTGAGAAAATTTGTGAGATTTGGGGAAACAATGGCAAATGTACGAACCTGGTTCAGAAAGCTACATTTCTACAGTTTGGAATGTGCAAAGCTGAATGTCCTGGTGTGGGCATTCCTCTGGCTCTTGTGATTTTACATAGTGCAtaagtccgtgatggcaaacctatggcacgtggagccatttgtcagggcacgtgaggcgttgccctgtcggctggccagcgtgcatgccaAGTCACTTCTAGTTTGGCCgtcgggccatttttcaccctttggaGCCTTCATgggagcctcctgaaggctccggaggtcaaaaatcggccttatggggaacctggaagtcacttctggtttgctcatagcgCTGGTTTTTGCCTTCCGGAGCTCTCAggtaagcctcctgaaggcccctgaaggctccggaggttgaaaatcggccctacgacaaaccggaagtcaccatttccaaacttccgggttccccgtaCATCTGTTTCTtgccctccaaaggcttcagggaagtggaaggtgttgggggggggcagggcgggggaggctgtttttgccttccccaggcttctagaaagcctctggagcctggggaaggcaaaaaaactgTGGCAAAAGGAGGGGTGGTGGTTGCTGATCACGCGGATGTGCGCACTCTGGGGGGGGGTCATGCTCGTAGCATGGGTGTGGCACGCTGGCgcacgacaccccccccccccccgtgctccccctgCTTTGGGCACGGTAGCCAAAAAAGGTTTTTGACATCACTGGCATAAGTGATATGTGTGATCTTGGAGACCTCTTTAATATTCAGAATAATAGCAGAAGTGAAGTGTATATCTTCAGTTGTTTATGGGAGTATAGATAGTCCCcaatttacaactgtaattgaatctgcaattttggtcataagtcacgacAGTCGTAAAGCACATCACCAGATGACCACgcatgattttacaaccttttggggggggggtcattaagtgaacatagCCGTTGTAAAGTCAACCTATTGTTTGccaggggtttttttgttttcgtTTTTTGCTAGAAACCAGAGGTAAATGGCAAAAATATTGTAAACTGTGGGATGCTGCCAAGCGCTATAAATGCAGgctgattgccaagcatccaaaatgtcacgtgatagcaatagcagtagcagttagacttatataccgcttcatagggctttcagccctctctaagaggtttacagagtcagcatatcgcccccaacaacaatccgggtcctcatttcacccacctcggaaggatggaaggctgagtcaacctttgagccggtgagattagaaccgctgaactgcagataacagtcagctgaagtggcctgcagtactgcaccctaaccactgcgccacctcggctcgtgaTCCTGGGATGGGAGCAGATCTCAGAATTTGGGATCTGATCATGTCACCTTTTGGACTCTGTTGTAagctttgaacggttgctaagtggCCAATTGTAAGGGAAGGATTATGAATTTAAGTGGATACTGATAGCTTAATGGTGGTGTTTTAGAAATTGATAAGCTGTCCTGTAAATTCAAGCCATAACGAGCTTTTGGGTGTGGTCTAGATTTCTGTTATCCTGATGTTTCATCAGCAGCTGTGACTGTCAtcttcagaggcagagagacCTCACTCTAAGATGggttctttaaaataaattatgtgtCTGCTTTGCAATAGAAAAGAAAGCAGCTGAGAAAGCAGCACAGGATCAATCCAAAGCGGAAGAGGCTTTTTATAAATTGGATGATAACACAGATGGAATGTGAGTCTAATAACAACTTTTTTCAATGGTGGAACTTTTGGGGTGCCTGAATTAAGGGGTGAAAAGAGCAGTTGTtctactcctcccttcccctAGTGTCTAATCGTACCATTCCTTTGGGGAGCATCCATTACCACCTTCACAAGGGATGCTTTCTTGTTAAATAAACCAGTAAATATGAACCAATCCTTGCAgtaattctaatttttaaataataaccgAGCACTTCCTAATCCTACTTCCAAGAAAGAAGATTGTCTAATCCAGGCTcagtggttcaccgacaaatgcgcgatagacatatgttCGATGACAAAACCgtgacgacaaaaccgcgacgtcagaatcgctaattgattttcgacaatagcgCAATGACAAATGCGCAATTACAAAATTGCGCATAcatacgttataaccctaaccctaaattttttttccattttattgtcatcgcgcttttgtcgatGCGATTCTGACATCACGAATTTGTGGCCGAGATTTTGTcattgcggttttgtcggcgcgcatttgccGGCTCACGGTCTCAAttgctctttctctctttttgagGCAAGATGCTCAGTTGCCAGAAATACCTTATGGTGTAAATCAGCAGTCTCCATCCTTTTGGGCTTGGTGGACGGGGGAGGGGGTGGTTCTGTGTGAGTGACAGGTGCGCACGCAAGCATGTGcaactccatttgcacaagtggagCTGCGTGTGAGCTTGCCCACCGTTTGTGCAGCTCAGTTCTGAACACACCATGGCCCAGTAGTGGGTCATAGCTGTGAGTTTGGGGGGCCCCTGCTGTAAATCTTCAAGACCAATTTTTGCTGAAAATACCTatttttgattaaaataaaaacaaaaaaaaaactagtttCATGATGGCAGTTCTTGTTTCCAAATTTTGGCCAGCTGGCTCTCACTCTTAACTGGCTTATTTCCCTTCCTGCTTCTCCAGGATATCTGTTGTAGAACTTCAGGCACACCCTGAGCTAGATGTCGATGGGGATGGGATCTTATCAGAAACGGAAGCCCAGGTAAGAAAGGAAATacttaactgttctgacccccttcctctgtccagtaacgaatgccgagacaagcttaactggaatgtactttaatagcaagaaaccaaaacctcggtggctgaaagccaagcataacaaacggataaggaccttggcagcaatccagcctgccaaggtagttacaaaagttctccaacttttagtcaacgcgttgacttctgcaaagaggggcgtgtgcacaagcagtctttttatagtctggagaggagcctaattaccaccagctgagtgcaattacctcctgtacttgcgcaactgttcctgacgcctagtagctctttgatggcgtgcatccaggaacaactcactgctggcgtccggctcactctcccttgtctcctccccactggtccaaggctcaggtgcctcctggtggccaaccagtccctctctgtgccctgctcggagtcggaaccctgtccagggtcctccacatcctccagagccgactcgtagggcccctcgctgtcggagtctggtggcagctccaacggctcctgctgggccacaacaaggtaCTATTGGTGGTATATCCAGACTGgtccatttttaatgtttattagcGGTTATAAGGAAAGATCAGAGCTGCAAAAGATGGAGCCACGTTGCCAAAGGTATATGAGAgaaatggctcctgctgggccacaacacttaactCTCAATGAAGGCTCTTCGGACTCAAGCAGGAGTTTTCATCTTTCAAGAATTTTCTATTCCTTGTGTGATTCTTCTGTCACTCTTTCATGTAAGATCAGAGTGGATATTACTTTAAATTTGGAAGGAAGCAAAAGTTGTGGGTACAAATCAGGTCAGATGCTCTTGGCGTAGCAGACATGACTGTGAAGTCATTTTCTTTAACCAGTTCCTCTTTCAGCCATTTCCGCCGTGCCTTTTCCTATTTGTTCTTAGTAGCTCTCTCTATGGGTGCCTGGTTGCCTGGCAAGAGGTACTGGATCTTCAGCGTTTATTGCATCGATGACTAGTCTGTTCATCTTCCAAGGTCAAGAGCAAAAACATGCCATTTATCTGAGAGCCATGGCTAACTTCCACGTGGTGATGTCATTTGCAGAACAATTAACATTTTCTGTGCTTTGCAGTATTACTTCCTAGGGCTGTAAAAAATGTTGATTCTATAAGACTCTtcccaaagtattttttttagttaTGTGACAATGGAAATTCATTTGGAGGCTGAGAGTTAATTTACTTTTAATTCTTCCACCCAAAATACTGTTGACCCATAGGACCAGCATAAGATCTAAGGCAGAAGAAACATTTCCCTATTGTTATCTATAATTAAAGCTGtatactgcccagagtcactgttgtgtgagttgggcagctatataaattgattaaataaacaaataaataattgtcCAGGAATAATACTTTATCTCTTCCTCCCTGCACTAACTTGCTTTTCTAGCAGTTAGTTGGAATTAAAGTGGATTGAAAGCTGCTCACAGCTGAAAAAAAACCCGTGGGAAATACTGTTTTGCACTAGTCACAAACCATTTATGTGAGCAAATTCTGAAGTTATAAACTATGTATTGAATcacttactgattttttttacttcagtttctttctttttggagaCTAAAAAGAGAAAAGGCGATATGAAACACACTTGTAATTTTAAAGAGTTGTgcagaattttaaatattaatattcaaaGTTCAACTCCTAAGCTATCtgaaagccacccagagtcacaaacatgagatggaagaaagaaagaaggagggagggaggaaggaaggaaggaaggaaggaaggaagaaagaaagaaaggagaaagaaagaaaagagaaaaggaggggaaggaaggagagattagGATTACTGTAGTCGTGTTCCTTATTGTAATTGGTCGTATTTAAGAGAAATGCTGTCTTTTTCTTGCAAAGTTCATCCACATACTGAGAAGCGGCAAGTGCATTTGGTAAGTTGTGTTAGTACTTTCATGAGCGCTATACAACGGCTTACTTCTGCTCTTATTCTTCCAGACCCTGCTGGGTAACTTCTTACAGGTGGACAGAGGCCATTTCCAGGACACTGTGTGGCCAGCAATCAAGGAGAAGTTCAAAACAGAGGTCAGTGTCTCAAACCCTTGAGAATAAAGTACTTCTGGAAGAATCGTTTGGAATATATATTTAGAGCAGCTGCTCCTTCATAAGAGGATTCATGCTGGGTGGGCAGACCCATTCTCAGGGGATGGCAGCTTTTATTGATTGATGGTACTTTTAAATCTTGGCAGGCATTAATATTAAGCCTTCTCCTTGGGAAGTGGGCCTGCTCCACACAGTatgaaatttaatacataaatatatttatatcctgtcttcCTAGTGCTCATGCAGCACCCAGGGTAGTAAACAGCaattaaaatggatgaaaaagaCTGAAAATGTTAATTACAAAGAAAAGTGATACAATCAGGAGCAGACAAATAGCAaagcaagaaaataaaaaccagatGAAATTTCCTTTCCACATTTAACAAATGCATTTGCTAAATGAAGAATTCCACAAATTGTTTAATGAAGTGAAGGCCAGTTTAGCTACTTCTGACCCATAGCCAGAGCTCCTATCAAGGTTCTTTCACTCTCAATTGCACGTGCAACATAAGCAGTCAGGTTATGGAGAAGAGTCTTTGATGTGGCCAAAATAGTACGGGGAGGCAGTATTGAAGACTGAAGACCTTTCTATGAAGCCTTAGAGCGGGGctagtttgcaagtttaattttctgtaagccgggcggcttacagaaagaggaaagaaagaaaataaaaataaaataagacaagttaaaaacaacacagatacattcatttcagttggggctggacctcaacaatgaggtcaacagccccaggcctgccggaaaagccgggtcttgacagcttttctgaaggccatgagagtgggcaaggtccggatttctgggggtagctcgttccaaagggtcggggcagccacagagaaggctctcctccggggggcccaccagccgacactgtctggctgacggcatctgaaggaggcccacccggTGGGATCTTACCAGCtgctgggaggagtgtggcagtaggcggtctcgcaagtcAAAACTGGTGGCCTACGGGCcaaatgcatcacacacaggccacacccaccccagctccacgaaggggaaaaatgtcacaaaacatcacGTGACGGCAACATGGGGCCGTGAGTTTGATGCCCTGTACCTTAGACGAAATATACTCTCTTTATTTAGGATTCCCAAATAACATCTGTAGTACTCATTTTTCCTTGCTTCCCAAGTTGTTGAAGAGCCAAATTGAGTTGGTAATCAAGTGCATGAACAGGAGTCGTTTTAGGCTGAATCCAGCTCTCCCTTTACAGGACTCGGCTGAAGAACAGCCTCTAAAGAACACTCCAGTGGAAGAGGAGTCTGATACTCAGCCTGATGCCCAGGTGGACCAGTTACCACCTGAGGAAGACTATGACGAAgatgaggaagatgaggaagCTGATGATGATAGTTTGGATGAAGAGATGAAGGTATAACATTAAACTGCTGTATGACACCTATCAATGAAATTCACAAGGAAGTTTCTTATTGTATTCCTAACCTAGATTGTGTTTACAAAGCTGTGGTCCCCAGGAAAATGTGTGCAgatttgcttattttatttattcagttctTTATGGTTTGCACGACTTGAGAAGAACTGATCAGTAAATTATGTATTGAGGATAGGGGAAAGAAATGTTTTACTAAACTTTGACCAAATCTTTACTGGTCGCAGAAGTTTGCGACATTAGTTGCATGTATTCAAGCTTCCAAAACAGCTTAATATCCTAAATTACATAAAGACTTCTGCAAGTGCAGATTTCTAGATGATAAATAATCCTATTTCATATTTGGATACGTAGATAAAATCAGGTAGGGACGGGTTTGCTTCCTTCTTAAGGAGCTTTTCAGGTATATAGAAGAAACATAGgttgaagagccaataattgattttgggagttgatggcaagacgaattgatgcaaacatttaataatacaatacgatgttggctatgtaatagtatacatgtggttgtatgctatgaaaatggaaaaataaaaaaaacttaa contains:
- the PRKCSH gene encoding glucosidase 2 subunit beta; the protein is MLLLYLGVLSLSGLAHPVEVKRPRGVSLTNHHFYDESKSFTCLDGSATISFDRVNDDYCDCKDGSDEPGTAACPNGRFHCANAGYRPMYIPSSRINDGICDCCDTTDEYNSGTMCENTCREMGRKEREALKQMAEVAKEGFEIKKALIEEASKRKEEKQKKLTELQEGKNSVEEQVEALRVAKEAAEKPEKEAKDIHQKAWEEKKAAEKAAQDQSKAEEAFYKLDDNTDGMISVVELQAHPELDVDGDGILSETEAQTLLGNFLQVDRGHFQDTVWPAIKEKFKTEDSAEEQPLKNTPVEEESDTQPDAQVDQLPPEEDYDEDEEDEEADDDSLDEEMKVSSPKPSSDDKAAEEEVEKIPPYDEATQALIDAAQKAREQFDEVEKSLKEMEESIRNLEKEISFDFGPNGEFSYMYGQCYELATNEYIYRLCPFNRVSQKPKHGGSETSLGTWGSWAGSDDNKFSIMKYEHGTGCWQGPNRSTTVKLSCGKETIVTSTTEPSRCEYSMEFVTPAACHEPKDLGHDEL